From the genome of Rhizobium sp. NXC24, one region includes:
- a CDS encoding YbhB/YbcL family Raf kinase inhibitor-like protein: MALTLISKAFAQDQPIPRKYARAGENLFPPLAWSDAPDGTRSFALIVEDPDAPSGTFRHCGIANIPAQWTDLAESVDTAPDRAPRFYKNDFGNSRYDGPQPPRSDRPHHYIFRLVALDVPRLSIPDAAGISAMWAEAKKHVLAEASVTGTYQTQ; encoded by the coding sequence ATGGCTTTGACATTGATCAGCAAAGCCTTTGCGCAGGATCAGCCGATCCCCAGGAAATATGCGCGAGCGGGCGAGAATCTCTTTCCGCCGCTTGCCTGGAGCGACGCTCCCGATGGAACCAGGAGCTTTGCTCTTATCGTCGAAGATCCGGACGCTCCGAGTGGCACCTTTCGCCATTGCGGCATCGCCAACATCCCTGCGCAATGGACCGATCTGGCCGAAAGCGTCGATACGGCACCGGATCGGGCGCCGCGGTTCTACAAAAACGATTTCGGCAATTCACGCTATGACGGCCCCCAACCGCCGCGTAGCGATCGTCCCCATCACTACATTTTCCGCCTTGTCGCTCTCGACGTCCCGAGGCTTTCGATTCCCGATGCCGCCGGCATAAGCGCCATGTGGGCTGAGGCGAAGAAGCATGTGCTCGCGGAAGCGAGTGTCACTGGCACGTACCAGACGCAATAG
- a CDS encoding DUF2231 domain-containing protein, which yields MTNQALHSTARIAKHPIHPMLVPYPIACFVGTLLTDLAYWRTAEMMWANFSAWLLTAGLLMGLLAAIAGLIDFLGDRLIRALWPAWPHVLGNVLVLILSFFNALVHSRDAWTSVVPTGLILSAVVVAIILFTGWMGWALVYRYHVGVD from the coding sequence ATGACCAATCAAGCCCTTCACTCGACTGCTCGGATCGCCAAACATCCAATTCATCCCATGCTGGTGCCTTACCCAATCGCCTGCTTCGTCGGCACTCTCTTGACGGATCTGGCTTACTGGCGAACGGCCGAAATGATGTGGGCAAATTTCTCTGCGTGGTTGTTGACGGCCGGCTTGTTGATGGGCCTGCTCGCAGCCATTGCAGGTCTGATCGATTTCCTCGGCGACCGGCTCATTCGAGCGCTTTGGCCCGCCTGGCCGCATGTTTTGGGCAATGTCCTCGTTCTGATCCTATCCTTCTTCAACGCCCTGGTGCACAGCCGCGACGCCTGGACCTCAGTTGTCCCCACGGGTCTCATCCTTTCCGCCGTGGTGGTGGCGATTATCCTCTTCACCGGCTGGATGGGATGGGCGCTCGTCTACCGTTACCATGTGGGAGTCGACTGA
- a CDS encoding VOC family protein, which produces MSLLALHHVSIVTTDLEKSLPFYCKVFGLVQIPRPNFPVDGAWLACGSLQIHLIVNPEGTFRKNPAIDRNDCHFAFRTDDFEGVVERLKALGFREDLPQGDPKRLLIIRTGHADFPQLYLRDPDLNIVEVNGAP; this is translated from the coding sequence ATGTCTCTGCTTGCCTTGCATCATGTATCGATCGTCACCACCGATCTGGAAAAGTCGCTGCCTTTCTATTGCAAGGTGTTCGGGCTTGTTCAAATTCCGCGGCCGAATTTTCCGGTGGATGGGGCTTGGCTTGCCTGTGGCAGCCTGCAGATCCATCTCATCGTCAATCCCGAAGGCACGTTTCGCAAAAATCCCGCGATCGACCGCAATGATTGCCATTTCGCCTTTCGTACGGATGACTTCGAGGGTGTTGTCGAACGGCTGAAAGCCCTCGGCTTTCGAGAGGACCTGCCTCAAGGCGATCCAAAGCGCCTGCTGATCATTCGCACCGGCCATGCTGATTTCCCGCAGCTCTACCTTCGCGATCCTGATTTGAATATTGTGGAGGTCAATGGAGCGCCGTAG
- a CDS encoding sorbosone dehydrogenase family protein — protein MFNNRTNVTTRFKGVALVCGTMLVLSGCSRDEPDPSAEIGPNPVLPAQTQYLIPPMHVASVVGWKNGEKPTVAQGMQIQAFATDLKHPRSVYLLPNGDVLAVESIAPPEASAKRPKDFIMGWIESLATSGDGNEVSNRITLLRDADGDGVAEVKNVLLDHLNSPFGVALVGNDLYVANTDAIMRYPYKPGEKSITEPGTKLTDLPGGPIDHHWTKSLLASPDGSLLFVGVGSNSNITENGIQAEKDRASIWEVDRATGHSRIFADGLRNPNGLSWEPQTQALWTVVNERDELGPNLVPDYMTSVKEGGFYGWPYSYYGQNVDPRVMPQRPDLVAKAIVPDYALSSHVAPLGMAFYTGTNLPEAYRGGAFVGEHGSWNRYNFNGYKVIFVPFRDGHPNGMPQDVVTGFLNANNEARGRPVGLAVDKAGALLVADDVGNTVWRVTASGR, from the coding sequence ATGTTCAACAATCGGACGAATGTGACAACGCGCTTCAAGGGAGTAGCGCTCGTATGCGGCACGATGCTGGTCCTTTCCGGCTGCAGCCGTGACGAGCCGGACCCGAGCGCGGAGATCGGACCAAATCCGGTGCTGCCGGCCCAAACGCAATATCTAATCCCTCCGATGCATGTCGCCTCCGTCGTCGGATGGAAGAACGGCGAGAAGCCGACGGTCGCGCAAGGGATGCAAATCCAGGCATTCGCAACGGACCTAAAGCATCCGCGTTCGGTTTATTTGCTGCCGAACGGGGACGTGCTTGCAGTTGAATCGATTGCACCGCCGGAGGCATCCGCAAAACGTCCAAAAGACTTCATTATGGGGTGGATTGAATCGCTTGCGACGTCGGGTGATGGCAATGAAGTAAGCAACCGCATCACTCTGCTGCGGGACGCCGACGGTGACGGCGTCGCAGAGGTCAAGAACGTGCTCCTCGACCATCTCAATTCGCCCTTCGGCGTCGCACTCGTCGGCAACGATCTCTATGTCGCCAACACCGACGCGATCATGCGCTATCCCTATAAGCCGGGCGAGAAGAGCATTACCGAACCGGGTACGAAACTCACTGATCTGCCCGGCGGTCCCATCGATCATCACTGGACCAAGAGCCTTCTCGCCAGCCCCGATGGATCGTTGCTCTTCGTCGGCGTCGGATCCAACAGCAACATTACGGAAAACGGCATCCAGGCCGAAAAAGACCGTGCGTCCATCTGGGAAGTTGATCGGGCGACGGGACATTCGCGCATTTTCGCGGACGGGCTCAGGAATCCGAACGGTCTAAGCTGGGAGCCGCAGACGCAGGCGCTTTGGACTGTCGTCAACGAACGCGACGAATTGGGCCCTAATCTCGTGCCGGATTATATGACCTCGGTGAAGGAGGGCGGATTTTACGGCTGGCCCTACAGCTATTACGGTCAGAATGTCGACCCCCGAGTCATGCCGCAGCGACCTGATCTGGTCGCCAAGGCAATCGTGCCCGACTATGCGCTGAGCTCGCATGTGGCGCCTCTCGGCATGGCATTTTACACCGGCACCAACCTGCCTGAAGCCTATCGTGGCGGCGCGTTCGTTGGAGAGCATGGGAGCTGGAATCGTTACAATTTCAATGGATACAAAGTGATCTTCGTGCCGTTTCGCGACGGGCACCCCAATGGGATGCCACAGGATGTCGTCACCGGCTTTCTGAATGCCAATAACGAGGCCCGCGGCCGCCCCGTGGGTCTGGCGGTTGACAAAGCCGGCGCGCTGCTGGTTGCTGATGATGTCGGCAATACCGTTTGGCGCGTAACGGCCTCGGGCCGGTAA
- the treY gene encoding malto-oligosyltrehalose synthase, protein MRAPTSTYRLQCRGDVTFDRACELVPYLQDLGISHLYLSPIFTATKGSTHGYDITDPNEIDPAIGGRKGFDMLAASLQKAGLGLILDIVPNHMAASLENAWWRDVLRRGPKSAYAGHFDIDWTEKLTLPRLGKPVEEALAEGELRLRYDPADGLLQLAYFDHCFQLSEGSAQFVMAQTGGDTERLQAFSRDAAKMKELIQKQHWQLLFWKDAARHLNYRRFFEVAGLVGIRVEDERVFEDTHRLTIELVRSGEVQGLRIDHIDGLADPKTYLGRLRRAVGADTFIVVEKILGRGETLPTDWPVSGTTGYEFISAMADLFIADEGLQKIEAAYATVDSEHSDFATGLRNAKLLMVERNFAGEMARLSKLGKSIFPGVSGAEVSSALRELLVAFPVYRTYGCRGALSASDDAVLCMAIEKARARLPAADALDAIGSLLRGEIADDRVVEFRARFQQLSGPVMAKAVEDTLFYRYNRLIAMNEVGGEPAKPPRGVAAFHQAMADRLQRQPYGLSATSTHDTKRGEDARARLYSLSQHPDAWIDGVARWRALNATFRTDLADGPAPEPNIEWMLYQALAGIWPDDPEQSDMDAMKDRFSAFVLKAIREAKLRTDWMEEKPEYEKAVLDYTAALLSPQNHDFLNNFRETVQPFIKLGYSNSLSQLLIKLTAPGIPDIYQGAEGLDFSMVDPDNRRPIDYRAAGAAQVLPPFEKPWATSLKRQIIRSVLRHRNDHPQLFLEGSYHPLEVKGQRSDNLVAFARVHHQEAAITIVPRLVDAAGTGTDFWENTAVSIPPRLGGQMRDLLTGQSLVAGSISAAQLFEELPVSFLVTSN, encoded by the coding sequence ATGCGTGCTCCGACCTCCACCTACCGCCTGCAATGTCGCGGCGATGTCACTTTCGACCGGGCGTGCGAACTTGTTCCTTATCTGCAAGACCTCGGGATCAGCCACCTCTACCTCTCGCCGATCTTCACCGCCACCAAGGGGTCGACCCACGGCTATGACATCACCGACCCGAACGAGATCGATCCGGCGATAGGCGGCCGCAAGGGGTTCGACATGCTGGCGGCAAGTTTGCAGAAAGCCGGGCTCGGCCTCATCCTCGATATCGTACCGAACCATATGGCAGCCTCACTTGAAAACGCCTGGTGGCGCGACGTGCTGCGACGTGGGCCGAAGAGCGCTTACGCAGGCCATTTCGACATCGATTGGACCGAGAAGCTGACATTGCCGAGGCTCGGAAAGCCTGTTGAAGAAGCCCTCGCGGAGGGCGAGCTTCGGCTTCGCTATGATCCCGCCGATGGCCTTTTGCAATTGGCCTATTTCGACCATTGCTTTCAGCTCTCCGAAGGCAGCGCCCAATTTGTGATGGCGCAGACAGGCGGGGATACCGAGCGATTGCAGGCTTTCTCACGGGATGCCGCGAAAATGAAAGAGCTGATCCAAAAGCAGCACTGGCAATTGCTCTTTTGGAAAGATGCCGCCCGGCACCTCAACTACCGCCGCTTCTTCGAGGTCGCAGGTTTGGTCGGCATAAGGGTGGAAGACGAGCGGGTCTTTGAAGACACGCATCGGCTGACGATAGAACTGGTCCGTTCCGGTGAAGTGCAGGGTTTGCGCATCGATCATATCGACGGGCTTGCGGATCCGAAAACCTATCTTGGACGCCTGCGGCGGGCGGTCGGTGCCGACACGTTCATTGTGGTCGAAAAGATCCTTGGCCGCGGCGAGACCTTGCCGACGGACTGGCCCGTGTCGGGCACCACCGGATACGAATTCATCTCCGCCATGGCGGACCTCTTCATTGCAGACGAGGGCTTACAAAAAATCGAGGCAGCATACGCGACCGTCGACAGTGAGCATTCCGACTTTGCCACTGGTTTGCGCAACGCGAAGCTGCTGATGGTCGAGCGCAATTTCGCCGGCGAGATGGCACGCCTGAGCAAGCTGGGGAAGTCGATTTTTCCTGGAGTCAGCGGAGCGGAAGTGTCGTCAGCGCTTCGGGAGCTGTTGGTCGCCTTTCCGGTCTATCGTACTTATGGTTGCCGGGGAGCTCTGTCTGCGTCGGATGATGCGGTCCTTTGTATGGCGATAGAAAAGGCGCGAGCCAGATTGCCGGCGGCGGACGCTTTGGACGCGATCGGCAGCCTATTGCGCGGGGAAATCGCCGATGACCGGGTTGTGGAGTTTCGAGCCAGATTTCAGCAACTCAGCGGTCCGGTCATGGCAAAGGCCGTCGAAGATACGCTGTTTTATCGGTACAATCGCCTGATCGCGATGAATGAGGTCGGTGGCGAACCCGCAAAGCCGCCGCGTGGCGTTGCCGCCTTTCACCAAGCGATGGCGGATCGACTTCAGCGCCAGCCGTATGGGCTTTCCGCAACGTCGACGCATGACACGAAACGCGGGGAAGATGCGCGGGCGCGTCTCTACAGCCTTTCACAGCATCCGGACGCCTGGATCGATGGCGTCGCACGGTGGCGTGCTTTGAACGCCACCTTTCGCACCGATCTTGCGGACGGACCGGCGCCGGAACCCAATATCGAATGGATGTTGTATCAGGCATTGGCGGGAATCTGGCCTGATGATCCCGAGCAAAGCGACATGGATGCGATGAAAGACCGGTTTTCGGCCTTTGTGTTGAAGGCGATACGCGAGGCGAAGTTGCGAACGGATTGGATGGAGGAAAAGCCCGAATATGAAAAGGCAGTTTTGGATTACACCGCCGCTTTGCTTTCGCCTCAAAACCACGACTTCCTGAATAATTTTAGGGAGACAGTGCAACCGTTTATCAAGCTTGGTTATTCCAACAGCCTGTCTCAGTTGCTGATCAAGCTCACCGCACCTGGCATCCCCGACATCTACCAGGGGGCTGAGGGTCTCGATTTCAGTATGGTCGATCCGGATAACCGAAGGCCAATCGATTATCGTGCAGCCGGCGCGGCGCAAGTCCTACCTCCCTTCGAAAAGCCGTGGGCCACATCCCTGAAACGGCAGATCATCCGGAGCGTCCTGCGCCATCGAAACGACCATCCTCAACTCTTTCTCGAAGGCAGCTATCATCCCCTTGAGGTCAAGGGACAGCGGTCGGACAACCTCGTCGCCTTTGCCCGAGTTCATCACCAGGAGGCGGCAATCACGATCGTCCCGAGGCTGGTGGATGCTGCCGGTACCGGAACTGATTTCTGGGAGAACACGGCGGTGTCGATACCGCCGCGACTTGGCGGGCAAATGCGTGACCTGCTGACTGGTCAGTCACTGGTTGCGGGCAGTATTTCCGCGGCGCAATTGTTTGAGGAACTTCCCGTCTCCTTCCTTGTCACATCCAACTAA
- a CDS encoding DUF3008 family protein codes for MPAKSKSQQKAAGAALAAKRGEKKKSELKGASKSMVESMSEKELHDMASTKEKGKPMHASKS; via the coding sequence ATGCCTGCAAAATCGAAATCTCAGCAGAAGGCTGCCGGAGCGGCCCTTGCCGCCAAGCGCGGCGAAAAGAAAAAAAGCGAACTGAAAGGCGCTTCCAAAAGCATGGTCGAGTCCATGAGCGAGAAGGAACTTCACGACATGGCGTCCACCAAGGAGAAGGGAAAGCCGATGCACGCCTCCAAGTCCTGA
- the treZ gene encoding malto-oligosyltrehalose trehalohydrolase, with translation MQNSFTFGPDIKAHSVTFRLWAPLQDRVKVRIEQHGEWEMRRQQDGWHIADVPQARPGDLYKFMLSDGLEVPDPASRFQPNDVHGPSELIDQTFEWRMERWKGRPWEEIVIYELHVGAFTEAGTFLSAIEKLYHLQRLGITAIQLMPLSDFSGRYGWGYDGVLPYAPDSSYGRPEDLKMLVDAAHERGICVFLDVVYNHFGPDGNYLPTYAPIFSNRHKSPWGNGLNYDGEGSRFVRDFVIQNAIYWLSVFRMDGLRLDAVHAIKDDSDPHVLNELADSVRQALSDRHIHLILENEDNNSGLLARDPHGKPSHFTAQWNDDIHHALHVAATGETFGYYRDYVDYRSHIGRALTEGFVFQGEHMGYRGRSRGSPSAGLPPTAFISFMQNHDQIGNRAMGDRMVTSHSIEAIKAIAAVYLLSPQIPMLFMGEEWGATTPFPFFCDFDEELNSKVRLGRKEELSRLPGFDAEDAPDPTSEATFRSAKLRWDEAEQDKALNAYYERLITLRREKIVPLLPHAQGHSAVHAKSGSLVQVTWRLGQAKLGLIANLSDQAIAAPIPAEVQTLFTSGNIASAQIDPWAVAWGLSS, from the coding sequence ATGCAAAACAGCTTCACATTCGGGCCTGATATCAAGGCGCATTCCGTCACGTTCCGCCTCTGGGCGCCGTTGCAGGACCGTGTGAAGGTCAGGATCGAGCAGCACGGGGAATGGGAGATGCGCCGGCAGCAGGACGGATGGCATATCGCCGATGTACCGCAGGCACGCCCGGGAGATCTTTACAAGTTCATGCTCTCCGATGGTCTGGAAGTGCCGGATCCGGCATCGCGTTTCCAGCCAAACGATGTTCATGGCCCCAGCGAACTAATCGATCAGACGTTCGAGTGGCGCATGGAGCGTTGGAAAGGCCGGCCTTGGGAGGAAATCGTCATCTACGAACTGCATGTCGGAGCGTTTACGGAGGCCGGCACCTTCCTGTCCGCCATCGAAAAGCTCTATCATCTGCAGCGGCTCGGCATCACGGCGATCCAGCTCATGCCGCTCAGTGATTTTTCGGGGCGATATGGCTGGGGCTATGACGGCGTTCTGCCCTATGCGCCGGACAGCAGCTATGGTCGTCCCGAAGATCTGAAAATGCTCGTCGACGCGGCACATGAGCGTGGCATCTGCGTTTTCCTGGACGTCGTCTATAACCACTTCGGCCCGGACGGAAATTACCTGCCCACCTACGCACCGATCTTCAGCAACCGGCACAAAAGCCCCTGGGGAAATGGTCTCAACTATGATGGCGAGGGCAGCCGCTTCGTGCGCGATTTTGTCATTCAAAACGCCATCTACTGGCTGAGCGTGTTTCGCATGGATGGTCTGCGGCTCGATGCCGTTCACGCAATCAAGGACGACAGCGATCCGCATGTCCTGAACGAGCTTGCCGACAGCGTCAGACAGGCGCTCTCCGATCGCCACATCCATCTCATCCTTGAGAATGAGGACAACAATTCAGGTCTTTTGGCTCGCGATCCTCATGGCAAGCCGTCTCACTTCACGGCCCAATGGAACGACGATATCCACCATGCCCTCCACGTGGCAGCGACCGGCGAGACCTTCGGCTACTACCGCGACTATGTCGATTATCGATCGCACATAGGCCGGGCGCTTACCGAGGGCTTCGTATTTCAAGGGGAACACATGGGGTATCGAGGGCGATCCCGAGGATCGCCCAGCGCCGGTCTGCCGCCAACGGCCTTTATTTCCTTCATGCAGAACCACGACCAGATCGGCAACAGGGCCATGGGCGACCGTATGGTCACTTCCCATTCGATTGAAGCCATAAAAGCAATCGCGGCCGTCTATCTACTCTCGCCGCAAATCCCGATGCTGTTCATGGGCGAGGAATGGGGCGCCACCACACCTTTTCCCTTCTTTTGCGATTTCGACGAGGAACTGAACAGCAAGGTGAGGCTCGGCCGAAAGGAGGAACTATCACGCCTACCCGGCTTCGACGCGGAAGATGCGCCCGACCCGACCTCAGAGGCCACTTTTCGCAGCGCAAAGCTGCGTTGGGACGAGGCGGAGCAGGACAAGGCACTCAACGCGTATTACGAGCGGCTGATAACGCTCCGGCGCGAAAAGATCGTGCCACTTCTCCCACACGCCCAAGGTCACTCGGCCGTCCACGCCAAAAGCGGATCGCTGGTGCAGGTCACCTGGCGACTGGGCCAGGCAAAGCTCGGTCTTATTGCCAATTTGTCGGACCAAGCCATCGCCGCCCCAATCCCTGCCGAAGTACAGACGCTCTTCACATCAGGAAATATTGCCAGCGCTCAAATCGACCCTTGGGCAGTCGCTTGGGGCCTGTCGTCTTGA
- a CDS encoding four-helix bundle copper-binding protein, with the protein MHLDSKMQQCVENCLRCYSVCLSTAMNHCLEAGGEHTKPQHFRLMMACAEICRTSAHFMLISSRHHPHVCRECTEICSECAADCERIGDMAECVDACRKCAETCRQMAGM; encoded by the coding sequence ATGCATTTGGACAGCAAGATGCAGCAATGTGTCGAAAACTGCCTGCGCTGCTACAGCGTTTGTTTGTCCACGGCGATGAACCATTGCCTGGAAGCTGGCGGCGAACATACCAAGCCGCAGCATTTCAGGCTGATGATGGCGTGCGCGGAGATATGCCGTACGTCCGCGCATTTCATGCTGATTAGTTCCAGGCACCATCCGCATGTCTGCCGTGAATGCACGGAAATCTGCAGCGAATGCGCTGCCGATTGTGAGCGGATCGGCGATATGGCGGAGTGTGTGGATGCCTGCCGCAAGTGCGCCGAGACCTGCCGACAGATGGCGGGAATGTAA
- a CDS encoding DUF4174 domain-containing protein — MLRSLFREFAGAGGKLDDPCPSLASFRNRCNVLVIFEGSNDDRPIRQEEELLHHERNLTDRDVAVLRVAGGGVFQLFEEPYELNADDIRRDLQGPADDEFEMVLVGLDGMTKLRSYAPLPTIVILGVLDALPPSTS; from the coding sequence ATGCTCAGGTCCCTGTTCAGAGAATTCGCTGGGGCAGGCGGCAAATTGGATGATCCCTGTCCCAGCCTCGCATCGTTTCGCAACAGGTGTAACGTCCTCGTGATCTTCGAGGGCTCCAATGATGACCGGCCAATCAGGCAGGAAGAGGAGCTGCTGCATCACGAAAGGAACCTGACCGATCGTGACGTGGCCGTGCTGAGGGTCGCCGGTGGAGGCGTCTTTCAGCTCTTCGAGGAGCCGTATGAGCTCAATGCCGACGACATCCGCCGTGACCTGCAAGGTCCGGCCGATGACGAATTCGAAATGGTGTTGGTCGGATTGGACGGTATGACCAAACTGAGATCCTATGCGCCCCTGCCGACTATCGTCATTCTGGGCGTTCTCGATGCGCTTCCCCCGTCAACGTCATAA
- a CDS encoding DNA topoisomerase IB — MTESGLQLGQEPSTVDTGAACAGVPFARGQLQVAADPTPPGATCSKAPTAIGDESEVFYLAALDSGVTRRKSRKGFLYFDERGTRITDEAELERFAALAIPPAYTDVIISPDPRSHLQAVGRDAKGRKQYRYHPNWIAERDREKFAQLVEFARALPNIRKRIDIDLRRRKPGLAKALATVVWLMDKLFIRIGNEAYAMENGSYGLTTLRSRHVKLVGSRVQFRFKGKSGKEWRLSYTDRRIIRAIRMLQELPGQHLFQYVDENGVLHPIRSQDVNTYIREAAAGNFSSRQFRIWGATRMAASALAIIEPGSSAAARARQVNEIIDAVAGKLVNTRAVCRGSYIHPSVFEGFEDGSLAKIAKTKVRKSSSILKWLNEDEVAVLRWLEELE, encoded by the coding sequence ATGACTGAGAGCGGCCTGCAATTGGGACAGGAACCAAGTACCGTCGACACCGGCGCAGCATGCGCCGGAGTCCCGTTCGCACGTGGGCAATTGCAGGTCGCTGCTGATCCTACTCCACCGGGGGCAACCTGCTCGAAAGCCCCGACAGCGATCGGAGACGAATCCGAAGTCTTTTACCTCGCCGCGTTGGACAGTGGCGTAACCCGCAGGAAGAGCCGAAAAGGCTTTCTCTATTTCGACGAGCGGGGAACCCGGATTACCGACGAGGCAGAACTCGAACGTTTTGCCGCGCTCGCCATTCCTCCCGCATATACCGACGTCATTATTTCACCCGATCCAAGATCACACTTGCAAGCCGTCGGCCGCGATGCCAAGGGGCGCAAACAATATCGTTATCATCCAAATTGGATTGCAGAGCGCGATCGGGAAAAATTCGCGCAACTGGTGGAGTTTGCGCGGGCATTGCCTAATATTCGCAAACGGATCGATATCGATCTCCGCCGCAGGAAGCCGGGATTGGCCAAGGCGCTCGCCACTGTCGTCTGGCTAATGGACAAGCTTTTCATCCGCATCGGCAACGAGGCCTATGCTATGGAAAACGGCTCCTATGGGCTGACGACCTTGCGCAGCAGGCACGTCAAACTGGTTGGCTCGCGCGTGCAATTTCGCTTCAAGGGCAAATCCGGCAAGGAATGGCGGTTGAGTTACACCGACCGCCGCATCATACGCGCCATACGCATGTTGCAGGAACTGCCCGGCCAGCATCTGTTTCAATATGTTGATGAGAACGGTGTTCTCCACCCAATCCGCTCGCAAGACGTCAATACCTATATTCGCGAGGCCGCGGCTGGCAACTTCAGCTCACGGCAATTCCGGATCTGGGGCGCCACGCGGATGGCAGCTTCGGCCCTGGCGATCATTGAGCCCGGCAGCAGCGCCGCAGCACGGGCAAGGCAGGTCAACGAAATCATCGATGCAGTGGCAGGGAAGCTGGTGAACACCCGCGCCGTCTGCCGCGGATCCTACATACATCCAAGCGTTTTCGAAGGTTTCGAGGACGGCAGTCTCGCAAAAATCGCCAAGACTAAGGTGAGGAAGAGTTCCAGCATCCTGAAATGGCTGAATGAAGACGAGGTGGCAGTGCTGCGCTGGCTGGAAGAATTGGAGTGA